The following proteins come from a genomic window of Streptomyces sp. Sge12:
- the hpnC gene encoding squalene synthase HpnC: MNATLDKATAENFPVAPVFLPRAWRDGLTAVYGYARLVDDIGDGDLAPGGRDAVLLGLDPAAVDDRLAMLDALEADLHRVFGGTDGPPRHPLLQALRPVVRAHDLTPEPFLGLIEANRQDQYVARYGTYADLLGYCELSANPVGRLVLSLTGTSTPERIRRSDAVCTALQIVEHVQDVAEDLGRDRIYLPAEHMHRFHVTEAELAAPTAGASVRSLIAFECDRARELLNEGTPLVGSVHGRLRLLLAGFVGGGRAALRAVTAAGFDVLPGPPKPTKSGLLREVAAVLRTAPRKG, encoded by the coding sequence GTGAACGCCACCCTCGACAAGGCGACGGCGGAGAACTTCCCCGTCGCCCCCGTCTTCCTGCCCCGCGCCTGGCGCGACGGACTGACCGCCGTCTACGGCTACGCCCGCCTCGTCGACGACATCGGCGACGGCGACCTCGCCCCCGGGGGCCGCGACGCCGTCCTCCTCGGCCTGGACCCCGCCGCCGTCGACGACCGGCTCGCCATGCTCGACGCCCTCGAGGCGGATCTGCACCGGGTGTTCGGCGGCACGGACGGCCCCCCGCGGCACCCGCTGCTGCAGGCTTTGCGGCCCGTCGTGCGCGCCCACGACCTGACCCCCGAGCCGTTCCTCGGACTCATCGAGGCCAACCGCCAGGACCAGTACGTCGCGCGCTACGGGACGTACGCGGACCTGCTCGGCTACTGCGAGCTGTCCGCGAACCCGGTCGGCCGCCTCGTGCTCTCCCTCACCGGCACCAGCACCCCCGAACGGATCCGCCGCTCCGACGCCGTCTGCACCGCCCTGCAGATCGTCGAACACGTCCAGGACGTCGCCGAGGACCTCGGCCGCGACCGGATCTACCTGCCCGCCGAGCACATGCACCGCTTCCACGTGACCGAGGCGGAGCTCGCGGCCCCGACCGCCGGCGCGTCCGTGCGCTCCCTGATCGCATTCGAATGCGATCGCGCACGCGAGCTGCTGAATGAAGGCACCCCGCTCGTGGGTAGCGTGCACGGCAGACTCCGGCTGCTGCTCGCGGGCTTCGTGGGAGGGGGGCGTGCGGCCCTGCGAGCCGTCACCGCCGCCGGCTTCGACGTCCTCCCCGGCCCGCCCAAGCCCACCAAGAGCGGCCTGCTCCGCGAGGTGGCCGCCGTCCTGCGCACAGCGCCGAGAAAGGGGTGA
- a CDS encoding ABC transporter ATP-binding protein, translating into MADNTQGRIPTVIADDVHIVYRVNTGSAGKGAATAALSKIIRRKKGDAPGVRRVHAVRGVSFTAYRGEAIGLIGSNGSGKSTLLRAIAGLLPCEEGKVYTDGQPSLLGVNAALMNDLTGERNVVLGGLAMGMTREQIRQRYQSIVDFSGINEKGDFISLPMRTYSSGMAARLRFSIAAAKDHDVLMIDEALATGDRSFQVRSEDRIRELRQKAGTVFLVSHNNKSIRDTCDRVLWLEKGELLMDGPTEEVVSAYEKATNG; encoded by the coding sequence GTGGCTGACAACACCCAGGGGCGCATCCCCACCGTGATCGCGGACGACGTCCACATCGTCTACCGGGTCAACACCGGCAGCGCCGGCAAGGGCGCGGCCACCGCCGCGCTCAGCAAGATAATCCGCCGGAAGAAGGGCGACGCCCCGGGCGTCCGGCGGGTCCACGCCGTGCGCGGGGTCTCCTTCACCGCCTACCGCGGCGAGGCCATCGGCCTCATCGGTTCCAACGGCTCCGGCAAGTCGACCCTGCTGCGCGCCATCGCGGGCCTGCTGCCCTGCGAGGAGGGCAAGGTCTACACCGACGGCCAGCCCTCGCTGCTGGGTGTCAACGCGGCCCTGATGAACGACCTCACCGGCGAGCGGAACGTCGTTCTCGGCGGTCTCGCGATGGGTATGACCCGCGAGCAGATCAGGCAGCGTTACCAGAGCATCGTCGACTTCTCGGGCATCAACGAGAAGGGCGACTTCATCTCCCTGCCGATGCGTACCTATTCCTCCGGTATGGCGGCGCGTCTGCGCTTCTCCATCGCGGCGGCCAAGGACCACGACGTTCTGATGATCGACGAGGCGCTGGCCACCGGTGACCGCAGCTTCCAGGTGCGTTCGGAGGACCGGATCCGCGAACTGCGGCAGAAGGCCGGCACGGTGTTCCTGGTGAGCCACAACAACAAGTCCATCCGTGACACCTGTGACCGGGTGCTGTGGCTGGAGAAGGGTGAGCTCCTGATGGACGGGCCCACCGAGGAAGTCGTCTCGGCGTACGAGAAGGCCACCAACGGCTGA
- a CDS encoding ABC transporter permease — protein MSDTTHDGALATSRPPSDDAGLSPAELARKYGLSVSGARPRLGEYVRQLWGRRHFIMAFSRAKLVAQYSQAKLGQVWQVATPLLNAAVYWLIFGLILGAGREMPKGVYVPFLMMGIFVFTFTQSSVMAGVRAISGNLGLVRALHFPRASLPVSFSLQQLQQLLYSMIVVFVIAVAFGNYPRLSWLLVVPTLALQFVFNTGLAMIFARMGSKTPDLAQLMPFVMRTWMYASGVMFPIGIYLEDQPQWISDVLLWNPVAIYMDLIRFALIDDYGSSNLPPHVWAFAVGWAVVIGIGGFVYFWKSEERYGRG, from the coding sequence GTGAGTGACACAACCCACGACGGTGCCCTCGCCACGAGCAGGCCGCCGTCCGACGACGCGGGGCTGAGCCCCGCGGAGCTCGCCAGGAAGTACGGCCTCTCGGTCAGCGGCGCCCGGCCGCGGCTGGGCGAGTACGTGCGGCAGCTCTGGGGCCGGCGCCACTTCATCATGGCCTTCTCCAGGGCCAAGCTGGTCGCGCAGTACAGCCAGGCGAAGCTCGGCCAGGTCTGGCAGGTGGCCACCCCGCTGCTGAACGCGGCCGTCTACTGGCTGATCTTCGGCCTGATCCTCGGCGCGGGCCGGGAGATGCCCAAGGGCGTCTACGTCCCGTTCCTGATGATGGGCATCTTCGTCTTCACCTTCACCCAGAGCTCGGTGATGGCGGGTGTCCGGGCGATCTCCGGGAACCTCGGCCTGGTGCGCGCGCTGCACTTCCCGCGCGCCTCGCTGCCGGTGTCCTTCTCGCTCCAGCAGCTCCAGCAGCTGCTGTACTCGATGATCGTCGTCTTCGTGATCGCCGTTGCCTTCGGCAATTACCCGCGGCTCTCGTGGCTGCTGGTCGTCCCGACCCTGGCGCTCCAGTTCGTCTTCAACACAGGCCTCGCCATGATCTTCGCGCGGATGGGTTCCAAGACCCCCGACCTGGCGCAGCTGATGCCGTTCGTGATGCGTACCTGGATGTACGCCTCCGGGGTCATGTTCCCGATCGGGATCTACCTCGAGGACCAGCCCCAGTGGATCAGCGACGTGCTGCTGTGGAACCCGGTCGCGATCTACATGGACCTCATCCGGTTCGCGCTGATCGACGACTACGGCAGCAGCAACCTGCCTCCGCACGTGTGGGCCTTCGCGGTGGGCTGGGCCGTGGTGATCGGCATCGGCGGCTTCGTGTACTTCTGGAAGTCTGAGGAGCGTTACGGCCGTGGCTGA
- a CDS encoding glycosyltransferase family 2 protein, with protein sequence MGNRPDELKALLDSVARQDGAPVDVVVVGQGVQVTGLPEGVRSIDLPENLGIPGGRNVGIEAFGPGGRDVDVLLFLDDDGLLERTDTAELCRQAFTEDPALGIISFRIADPETGVTQRRHVPRLRASDPMRSSRVTTFLGGANAVRTTVFEQVGALPGEFFYAHEETDLAWRALDAGWLIDYRADMVLLHPTTAPSRHAVYHRMVARNRVWLARRNLPAPLVPVYVGVWLLLTLARRPSVPALKAWFGGFREGWTTPCGPRRPMRWRTVWRLTRLGRPPVI encoded by the coding sequence ATGGGCAACCGGCCCGACGAGCTCAAGGCGCTCCTGGACTCGGTGGCCCGCCAGGACGGCGCCCCCGTCGACGTGGTCGTCGTGGGCCAGGGCGTGCAGGTCACCGGCCTGCCCGAGGGTGTCCGCAGCATCGACCTGCCCGAGAACCTCGGCATCCCGGGCGGGCGCAACGTCGGCATCGAGGCCTTCGGCCCCGGCGGCCGTGACGTGGACGTGCTGCTCTTCCTGGACGACGACGGCCTGCTGGAGCGCACCGACACCGCCGAGCTGTGCCGCCAGGCCTTCACCGAGGACCCCGCGCTCGGGATCATCAGCTTCCGGATCGCCGATCCCGAGACCGGTGTCACCCAGCGCCGGCACGTGCCGCGCCTGCGCGCCTCCGACCCGATGCGTTCCTCCCGCGTCACCACCTTCCTGGGCGGCGCCAATGCCGTCCGCACGACGGTGTTCGAGCAGGTCGGAGCCCTGCCGGGGGAGTTCTTCTACGCGCACGAGGAGACCGATCTGGCCTGGCGGGCGCTCGACGCAGGGTGGTTGATCGACTACCGGGCGGACATGGTGCTGCTGCACCCGACAACTGCCCCCTCCCGGCACGCGGTCTACCACCGTATGGTGGCTCGTAACCGGGTGTGGCTCGCCCGCCGCAACCTGCCCGCCCCGCTGGTCCCGGTCTACGTGGGCGTCTGGCTCCTGCTGACGCTCGCCCGCAGGCCTTCGGTACCCGCGCTCAAGGCCTGGTTCGGCGGCTTCCGGGAGGGATGGACCACTCCCTGCGGACCCCGCCGCCCGATGAGATGGCGTACGGTCTGGCGGTTGACCCGGCTGGGCCGACCTCCTGTCATCTGA